A stretch of DNA from Bradyrhizobium algeriense:
CAGCGTTCGTCGATTTGATAGGCGGATATCCGGTCGATCTCGAATGCGACAATATTGGGAGATTCGCCATCGACGAACCCCACGCCCTCGAGAGTCTTCGTGCCCATCGCAAGGTTCACGATCATGTACATGGGGTCGTGGAAGCCGACCGGGACCTTGATCTCGGAGACCGGCTGGCGGTCGATGAAATAGGTGATGCGATCCGGCTGCCACAGCACGCCGTAGTCGTGGAACGCGGTCGGAGCGTCCGGCACAATGAAGTCAAACCCGCAGCGTTCCACGCGCTGCGTCTCCGGTATTCGCCAATGCGTCGTCATCACGATGTCACCGGGCCGTTGCCCGCGGCCCTCCATGATATCGACTTCCGGCGGCCAGCCACCGTCATCGGCGAGCATCCAGAACGCCGGCCACACGCCGACGCCGACCGGTATCTTGGCGCGCATTTCGAAGTAGCCGAACTTCTGGGAAAACCGGCTCTGCGTCGTCAGGATGCCCGAGATATATTCATTGTCGAACAGCACGGTCTTGAGCGAAGGCGGGGTGCGGCTGGCTGTGATTGAGAGAATGCCGTCTTTGACATTGAACGGATCGAGGCCGAGCGGCGTTGTTTCCCGCCCGCCATAACGCGGATCGACATAGATCTGCTGTTCGCCGTTGTAGGTGCTCTTGCGCCTGAAGTCGGAGCCCTCGCCGCCCCAATAGCGCGCTTCCGGCCAGGCAGCGCCGCCGGCGTAGTACGGCGCCCATCTGGCGTCCAGCAGCGGATGCGCGTCGAAATCGTCGTGGAAGGTCCGGTGCAGCGATACCGATGCGAACGATGCGGGGTTCGGCGCCTCGACG
This window harbors:
- a CDS encoding family 16 glycosylhydrolase translates to MALYALVLYPLVSIGCLFAGPAFAQVDLAGATAKLTLQVATDILGEKCRRVEAPNPASFASVSLHRTFHDDFDAHPLLDARWAPYYAGGAAWPEARYWGGEGSDFRRKSTYNGEQQIYVDPRYGGRETTPLGLDPFNVKDGILSITASRTPPSLKTVLFDNEYISGILTTQSRFSQKFGYFEMRAKIPVGVGVWPAFWMLADDGGWPPEVDIMEGRGQRPGDIVMTTHWRIPETQRVERCGFDFIVPDAPTAFHDYGVLWQPDRITYFIDRQPVSEIKVPVGFHDPMYMIVNLAMGTKTLEGVGFVDGESPNIVAFEIDRISAYQIDER